One window of Amyelois transitella isolate CPQ chromosome 7, ilAmyTran1.1, whole genome shotgun sequence genomic DNA carries:
- the LOC106143485 gene encoding ionotropic receptor 75a-like, translated as MTWLVLLLLSLSPEAETLPPFAADLAVDYFVHKGVSHVCYLSCADQYQNTIIAKNLINHDIRTSAPSVKKSLQNLSMVLDHRNVMGVLLNGECEKAQDILREASRLALLDDHHAWLVLHPPSTSFIQGFQDLNMSVDADIILASYRGDHYELADLFNFGRIQQNPLETIRAGTWNMSDGLNLALKAYKYYDRWNFHNLTLRAISVIFNSPKEFHPEMLSDVRYSAGVSAMTKVAAQILNVLMEQHNFRFNYTIASRWIGTPERNSTLAVTNSLLWKEQDISCTCARIFPQWLDWVDILYPPATTLESKFFYLIPNKGIGDYENRFLTPLSSGVWLIYCLAGVICTISLTIAACMETNSDTPTRLQFKSVIAFFSVLAAVCLQAYEDVQQLEKRFSSQGRRMILLIVGLMSMILYNYYTSSVVSWLLNAASPTIATLDGLINSDLELVFEDIGYTRGWLENPGFYYYSGYKNLKEDKLREVKVTKARRTVPTLQPVEDGINLVRKGGYAYHTEPYTANQIISRTFGERELCELSSLQMMRPAFVYIMVQKNSPYKEFFVWSLQRLSERGHMSASRRRISSVIPPCSGRTPRSLALGQAAPAFLLLLEAMLLSLVLLTLEILWHRYQLNKRAGKKSTRIPNYSITLSE; from the exons ATGACGTGGTTAGTCCTGTTGTTGCTATCGTTATCACCTGAGGCGGAGACCCTACCGCCCTTCGCGGCTGATTTAGCGGTGGATTACTTCGTGCATAAGGGGGTCAGTCATGTCTGTTATCTGTCCTGCGCTGATCAGTATC aaAACACAATAATAGCCAAGAACCTCATCAATCACGACATTAGAACATCAGCTCCATCGGTAAAGAAATCGCTGCAGAATCTCTCCATGGTGTTGGACCACCGGAATGTCATGGGTGTCTTATTAAATGGTGAATGCGAGAAGGCTCAGGATATACTACGCGAA GCATCAAGACTAGCTTTGCTGGATGACCACCATGCCTGGCTCGTGCTGCATCCGCCAAGCACCAGTTTCATCCAGGGTTTCCAGGACCTCAATATGAGCGTAGACGCTGACATAATTTTAGCCAGTTATCGTG GGGACCACTACGAGTTGGCGGATCTCTTCAACTTCGGCAGGATACAACAGAATCCTTTGGAGACGATACGAGCTGGAACTTGGAACATGTCAGacg GTTTGAACTTAGCTCTGAAAGCGTATAAGTACTACGACCGCTGGAATTTCCATAACTTAACACTGCGCGCTATATCCGTG ATTTTCAATAGTCCAAAAGAATTCCACCCCGAGATGCTGTCGGATGTTCGCTATTCGGCCGGGGTGTCCGCCATGACGAAGGTTGCAGCTCAGATACTCAATGTCCTGATGGAGCAACACAATTTTAG GTTTAATTATACAATTGCAAGTCGTTGGATTGGTACACCCGAAAGAAACTCTACGTTG GCGGTGACAAACTCCTTGCTGTGGAAAGAACAGGATATCTCGTGCACCTGCGCCAGGATCTTCCCGCAATGGCTCGACTGGGTCGACATCTTATACCCTCCAGCTACGACGCTAGA GTCGAAATTCTTCTACCTCATCCCGAATAAAGGCATTGGAGACTATGAAAATCGCTTTCTAACACCATTGTCTTCTGGAGTGTGGTTGATTTACTGCCTAGCTGGGGTCATCTGCACCATCTCTCTGACGATAGCAGCCTGCATGGAGACCAACAGTGACACTCCTACTCGCCTTCAATTCAAATCAGTGATAGCTTTTTTTAGCGTCCTAGCGGCTGTGTGCCTACAAG CTTATGAAGATGTCCAGCAATTGGAAAAACGCTTTTCAAGTCAAG GTCGTCGCATGATCCTCCTGATCGTGGGTCTCATGAGCATGATCCTCTACAACTACTACACCAGCAGCGTGGTTTCTTGGCTGCTGAACGCCGCTTCTCCCACCATCGCCACCCTGGACGGGCTCATCAACAGTGACTTGGAACTCGTCTTCGAAGACATTGGATATACGAGAGGCTGGTTGgag AATCCTGGCTTCTATTACTACTCTGGCTACAAGAATTTGAAGGAAGACAAACTTCGTGAAGTGAAAGTGACGAAAGCACGTCGAACCGTTCCTACTTTGCAGCCCGTAGAAGATGGAATAAATCTTGTGCGAAAAGGGG GGTACGCATATCACACGGAGCCATATACAGCCAACCAGATAATCTCGCGGACTTTTGGTGAACGTGAGTTGTGCGAACTGAGCTCTCTACAGATGATGCGGCCGGCTTTCGTCTACATCATGGTTCAAAAAAATAGCCCCTATAAAGAGTTCTTTGTTTGGAG CTTACAGCGTCTCTCAGAGCGCGGTCACATGTCAGCCTCCCGGCGGCGCATCAGCAGCGTCATCCCCCCCTGCTCGGGCCGCACGCCGCGCTCCCTGGCCCTGGGGCAAGCTGCGCCGGCGTTCCTGCTGCTGTTGGAAGCTATGCTGCTCTCGCTGGTTCTACTCACGTTGGAAATACTGTGGCACaggtatca acttaacaAGAGAGCGGGCAAAAAATCGACTCGGATACCAAACTATTCTATAACACTATCGGAATAA